The following proteins are co-located in the Camelina sativa cultivar DH55 chromosome 12, Cs, whole genome shotgun sequence genome:
- the LOC109127998 gene encoding uncharacterized protein LOC109127998 codes for MKKTQDRQKKYADRKRREVEFEVGEMVYLKVAPQKGKDRFGKVGKLAVRFIGPYRIEKRVREHVPDPTMIIPEPIEELESNLTYPEGPFGIEERRTRKLKNRSIPQIQVFLGNQNHKVTTWEDEDRIRAKYPQLFVEEDEAWPSDPYGIWDEFY; via the exons ATGAAGAAAACTCAAGATCGCCAGAAGAAGTACGCAGATCGTAAAAGGCGAGAAGTGGAATTTGAAGTTGGAGAAATGGTATACTTGAAAGTCGCACCACAAAAAGGGAAGGATCGGTTTGGTAAAGTGGGAAAGCTCGCGGTAAGGTTCATTGGACCATACCGGATTGAGAAGAGAGTTAGAGAG CATGTACCTGATCCTACTATGATTATACCCGAGCCTATCGAGGAATTGGAATCAAATCTCACATACCCCGAAGGACCGTTTGGAATTGAAGAACGAAGAACACGGAAGTTAAAGAACAGGAGCATTCCTCAAATACAAGTATTCTTGGGAAATCAGAACCACAAGGTCACCACTTGGGAAGATGAGGATAGGATTCGAGCCAAGTATCCTCAACTGTttgtcgaagaagatgaagcatgGCCGTCAGATCCCTATGGAATTTGGGACGAATTCTATTAg